The Medicago truncatula cultivar Jemalong A17 chromosome 7, MtrunA17r5.0-ANR, whole genome shotgun sequence genome includes the window ATGTTATTGGAAATGAGTTTAGAAATTTTTGTAAATCCTTAAACATATCCTAGAGATTTGATTCCAAGAAGAACGTGCACGAAGGATTTccatcatataaataaaagtgtGTTAGTATTTCTTGCACCAATAGTTAGTGGGTTTTGCTATAGCTAGCGTTAGCTCTACTATTTAGTATCTCTAATTATCAACTACATTATACAATTCTTTTCTTCCTGATTCTTATAGAATATGTTGTGGCTAAgtacttaaaaaaaactttcagaTTGACAGTATCGCATAAGAgttatgatacatagacacccttaggtGGTAATACATTCattgacacccacacaaaaagcTGACATGTGGTCACGTGGACCCTGCACAAGCACATTTTCTCTttcctctcctcttctctcttcctagtgcatgaaaataaagggtgtctatgtaacattttccatcGCATAACTGTTTAATTTTGTAGcatttttatgagaaatttgTTGAAACATTGAAACATAAAATACTTAAATTCGTCATACCAAGTTACAATAGAAAGGCTCAATCAATTATCTACAAGTACACACCAGGGGTTTCAAACTAGTTTTTCTCCTCTGGAATATCTGCTTTCAATCATTCTCAAAAGCTAGCTTAATTATTTAAGTAGTATCAAAGAAAAGATGTTCCTTGTCACACCACCCTCAAAGGGATAAGAAAAAGTACAATCATTTGCATATTTTCAAGCATCCCTTACTCTTCCAATTCTCAGATATACTTGAAACTTGGCAATCTTTTTTCCATCTTCTCCCCaagcaagtttgaatttttcaATAACATCATCAGTAAGAAGCTCAACCCCTTTATTCTTTGATGACTGATAAGCTGACCTTGatcttatataattcaagaAGTCATCCAAATCCATCACAGTCTCGGCCTCAAACTCAAACGGTCCTGTATGATCAACCCCTTCCACAGGATCAAATGGAAAATCAATGTTTCTATAATTATCCTCAAGTAATTCACGTCTTGAGTCCCAATAAGGTTTTGCATCAAACGAATACAACTTATCATGTAAAGCACCAACTGCATCATTAACTCTTGGTGAAGTGTAACACCAGATAGCTAAGACACCATTAGGTTTCTTGAGAACCCAATTAACTTGTTTGTAGAAGGTTGAGAGGTCAAGCCAGTGAAGGGCTTGAGCAATGGTCACAAGGTCTATGGTTCCTTGAGGTGACACCATTTGTTCAAGCTCAGTCATGGACATGGTTGATGGGGTGTGTTGGTATCGTACATTAGGAAGCTTGGTTGCAAATTCAAGTTGTTTCTCACTAGCATCTGTGGCTATGACATTCTTGTACAGTGTACTTAACTGAAATCACAAACTATTTTTgtcaaagtaaaaacaaaaatggtatCATGTCTGTGGAAATTGACAAATTTAGAAGCATTCCTAGTAGCTGGGGAGAAGTTAGTATAACATAAAAACATACAAATGCAAATTCAATGTTAGTTTTCACTGATTGGCTCAAAGAGTTGAAATAGTTGCGACCAAAGATCTGGTGattacaaaaaatgaaattatgaaataaaaaatatttttcacaaCATATCATACTATTAGGGGTAGAGGTAGGGGTTGCAAAACGGGGTTAGGCCACTGGGGCCGACACGTTTAATCCACTATTTTTTATGGATTGAGTTGAGGTTTTGAACTCGACCACTTAAGTTGACTCGTTCCATTTAACCCATTGAAAAAGTGAAGTGGAGCGGATTGGCCCACAAGttagttttcaaaaaaatatcatttatgtaTTGTTTTTACTAAGAAATCATTTGAATTACACCACAAAGCTATTTGTCCCGCGTTTGCTATGTtcatgaagatttttttttttttttttaataataagaacaacaaatcatgtgaataactcaacattttttttggtaataacGACTCGTGTGAATGGAAGTACTATCTAATTTGTTTGACGAAGCGATCCACCAATTCGTCAGGCTGCCAAGAGGCAGAGTGACGGTTTGAACCTGACCATCTAAGTTGGTTAGCTTTGCCCCACCCATTTTTGACGGGTTAAAAACAGGACATTCCTAAACGAGGAGGGTCAACCTACTTTGCATAGAAGTAGGTCGGACCCCACAAGGTTTTCTTAAATATGTAGGGTGAGTTTGGTCTCTTAGTTATACAATAACAATGATAAACTTGCAACTACCAATAGTCTAGTGACTATTACAAATTACTATTGATAAAAATCACAACAACTTAGGTACATAAGAAAATAGCAAAAGAAGAGATATATGCTAGTATTTATTTATCAccgaaaaaaagaaagatatatgATGTagaaggataagaaaaaaagaaaaagaagatacgCACAGATTTGGCAGCTTGGCCGGTTCCTGTGGCCACGTCCCAAGCAAGGTCGTGAGAGGGAGTTTTAGAAGCTATGAATTGGAAGAGTTGTGGTGGATAACTTGGCCTTGAATCTGCATATTCCTTTCCCTGTTTCGCAAAATGCTCTGCCATTTCTATTCTCTCCTTAATTAAGCTAAAGTTAATAATCTAATATAATAACATTGAGATCATTCTTGCACAATTTATTCATTTGTGATATGATAGGAGAAGAACCTTCGCTGGCATACACCTAAAAAGACACATGTTACATTGATAGTTGATACCAGTGGGATACTTTAGGATAACAGAGTTGGGCCTTCTATGGTTACAACCCGGCCCAAGCACATTGCCACGTCATAATGTGAAACCATGCAGAGTCAACAATAGTCAAATGCCACATCATGCATGATATTATGAAAACTTGGTGAGCTGCTCAATACTTATTTTACATAAGTGAGCTTGTGCTGCTGtgtcttcttttcttttttaaaatattggctATTCTTGTTACTTGATCAGAAGGCACAGTTACTAATCTGCTACCACTATTTCTGCTAACATTGACATGGCTGAATCATTTGTGTTTAATATTGCTGATTCACTATTTATGAAGATGCTTCACGATCCTATGGTGGATGCTGATGAGAAGAAGAAGGGACCAAAAGCATGGTTTGCGTGAATGGCTTGAGCCTATGATGCTGAAGATGATGTATTGTATGGATTTGAGTTGCAACATAATTTCTTATTTGCTCTGACTCTGAAATTTggaatttaaaacaaaacaaagacaaCATTTTACCTGCCCTTAAGTTAAGCTCTGACTCTCACATTGTTTCACTTATCCAAAGGATTTTGGCGTCACTACTGTTCAACTCATTAAacaaagatggaaattaaagtCCGGAGAATATTGCAAGAGATTATGTCGAAGAACTACTAACAGTCGAGGTCATTTCTTCAAGATTTTTAGGATTTTGGCCATTTCTAATATTTCAAAGTACACGATTTCGTGCATGATCTCGCACTCTATTTTGCAAAAGATGAGTGTGTGTAGTAGTAGTAGACTCCCATACTGGGAATATATCTCGGCAAATAAGACATTTCTCAATTGTTGAAAATGGTTTACTCGATATTGCTTTATCCCTAAGTCCAAAAGTGTGAGAACTATACTATTTTCCATCAAAGGAGTGGGTATTGGCAGTGAATCAATGTTAGATGCATGGATATTAAGATACAAATACTTATCAAGTTTAGATTTAAGTGATACTCTGTTTGTGACTCTACCTAATTCAATTGTCAAATTGGAGTATCTGCATGTCAGATAACTAATGAATTGATTGTTTTGATCACTACACCTCATTGACCTTGCATCCAATGTTAGTCTTTCCATCCTCTTTTAATAACACCAGTCTTAATCATCTTCACACCATTGTATCAACCATTGTCTTAAAACCATGACAGTAAAATATCTGTTTTTTCTAAACGTCTATGTACGTCAAACATGCCCTTTCCATTCCTCCATTACACCAATAAATCCACCGTCTATTGCCTCTAATTACATCAAGGCAGTGAAGAGCAACCAATATCGATCACTCCTTAGTCCATACAAACTCATCCAGTTATTCTCCTAGCCAATTCCTTATAGTCCTCTTCCCACAACCAACACCAAACATTCGCTTATAACCATGCACGTGATAGAAACTGGTATATTCGATTCagaaattaatgaataaacatGAACAGACTGCAAATACTTCAAACAGGGCACTAGCTGTGACAGAATATGGTTTTCCCAAGATCAAAGGAGAACCTTTACCTTCGCCGATGTCAATAACAATAAATTCCACCTTAAAGATGACCTTGTACACTTTTCAACCATGTCTTCAACTACTTTCTTTGAGTAGGCTAATGATTCATTGATAGCATTTGTCACCGAGGAGCCAAGCTTCATTTTCCTATTGaacttatcttatttttatCTTCTCCCATGCATCTCATCCCAACAATTCCTCAATGCAATACTGTTTTCCCTTTCATTGCAGCAGCTCATTGTTAAATGGAGAAAACACACTAAACATTATCACTTCATACCATTTGTTCAGAAAATATATACTATGTGTACTTTATGAGGAGTGTTCTAAACAATAAATGTTCAAATTTAATCAAGAGATGATTTTACAATGAGATAACCAATAAATACATCTTTTGTGGGATAACACTACTTGTAATGcccaacaaaagaaaaactaaactgGAAGCAACCACTAAGAGCTTCAGCAGCACCAAATAACAAGATTAAACAGCAGGCCACAATCTTCATTTGGAGAATAGGATGGACACATATCTTAGACATAGCAAACAATATAGATAAAATCTTCTTGATAAATATTGAGATGGTGTTGAGTATCTTTTTCCCCCTTAAAGCATTTAGATCAGGGCTTCAGAATGAAATCCAACACCAATTAAAGTAGCATCCAATCTACGCACATAAAACCTGCAATTCTGTCCGACACTAAAATTGATCAATCCACCAAAGCGCATTCATTTTCACCATCACAACAAACAGCAACATTCTTATCTGTTCGTTCATGATTTTGCTCCATGGTTTCGCTAATTGGTtcatcataaatgagataaatcGCTGTCTTCTTCACAATGAAATTGttctcaaaaacaacaacaacctccaTTTTATCACCAGGTTCTATACTTGATACTAATCTCTGCCCCTCCTCATCTTCAAATGAGACTAATGCCTCTCTCTTATAGATCTGAATGGTAGCCTTTGTGTGATTTTTTACCATCACGTTTTTAAGTCCATCTGATGCTATGTTTTCTGGAGTTGAAGAATAGACAATACACATTATTGTCTTTAAGTTACGTCCATCCACTCGAGGGACATCAAAAATTACAGAAGAACCTTTGCAATTGAAGGTTAACCAATCAGGATAATGATCACCAGGGAGCAAACAACCACCAAACTCATTGACGGTCATATTCTGTACAAGGGAAGAtagaatcaaaatttaaatgaatagtatattaaaattaacattagagTACATACAATGGAGAATGAGTGAAACCtgtacaattttctctttcaaaatattGGAAAGTTGGCAATTCATTCCCATTTGAATGAAAAAAGATTTCAAGGAATTTCTTGATACTTGCGATGTATGTGGAGCTAGTTCCAATTCCTTATAATTAGTGGCATATAAGGCATCCAAAATTATTTCTGCATCATGAGAAAGTTGAGACTCTGAGCTGCACTGCACCCAAAGACTTCGTAGACTCGGAAGGTACGTCGAAATTGATGACAGTGCATGGGAATTGCTGTGTGATACATCTAGAGGAACAAGAGATGACATGATAGTAGATGTTTGAAATCGGAACGGGAGAACATTTGTTGGTGACATCCAAGACCAAATGATAGATGGAAACACATCATGTGAGAATCCTTCATAGCCGCACAAAGATATATAAGCGATGCTTTTAGATCTTACTACTGAAAATGGCACTCTTGTTATTGCAGTGTTATTTGCAATCAAGGTGGTTAAAGATTCCATCTGTTCCATGTCCTCTTCCAATTTGTCAATCTTTGAACATCCAGAAAGAATGAGAGTTTTAAGTAATTTTAACTTATAGATACCTTTAGGAAGGCTTTGAAGGCTAATACAATCTTCCAAATTTATTAGAAGAACTTTATTGAGATGTCCAATACTGTGGGAAACCTCAGACAATCTTGGACAATCTGTGAGTACTAGTTTTTCAAGGTTAGGCATGTTTGAAAAATCTGGAGTCTTTGTCAGATAATGAGAATGACTAAGATTGAGAATTTTCAGCTTTTCCAGCCTCTGCAAGAACAGAAATGTTATAAAGAAAACTTAGagaagaaacataaaaaataaatggaagaaaTTACAATGTATCAGTAACCTTGAGAATGGAAActaaaatatttactttattgcaTCATCGGTTGTTTTTAACACCGATATACATTGGTTTGGATTTACTTTTGcgaaaaattgaaataagacTACGTTTATGTGTACCATGTTGCAGAAATTATTGAAAGCCATGTCTGAGCATTCTGCAAAGAGTTCAAAAATTTGACatgatatgtttgaaatttaaatttaaatcctATTTAATCTAATAATCAAGAGTGGGACCCTTCGTTACCCTTTTAACTATATCAAAGTTTTTGCCCAAGATTTAGGTGGTAATTAATACCTGGGGCTCTTCC containing:
- the LOC25499019 gene encoding disease resistance protein RUN1, coding for MKEMDESESIELFSWHAFKQVRPKEDFAGISSNVVEYSGQLPLALEVLGSYLFDRGIIEWKCVLDKLKRIPNDQVQKKLKMSYEGLNDDTEKEIFLDIACFFIGMDRNDVIHILNGSELFAEIGVSVLVERSLVTVDDRNRLGMHDLLRDMGREIIREKSPKELEERSRLWFNKDVADVLSEQTGTKAVEGLALKLPRTNGKRFSTKAFKKMKRLRLLQLAGVQLDGDFEYLSKNLRWLSWNGFPLTCIPSSFYQENLVSIELENSNVKHVWEEPQRLEKLKILNLSHSHYLTKTPDFSNMPNLEKLVLTDCPRLSEVSHSIGHLNKVLLINLEDCISLQSLPKGIYKLKLLKTLILSGCSKIDKLEEDMEQMESLTTLIANNTAITRVPFSVVRSKSIAYISLCGYEGFSHDVFPSIIWSWMSPTNVLPFRFQTSTIMSSLVPLDVSHSNSHALSSISTYLPSLRSLWVQCSSESQLSHDAEIILDALYATNYKELELAPHTSQVSRNSLKSFFIQMGMNCQLSNILKEKIVQNMTVNEFGGCLLPGDHYPDWLTFNCKGSSVIFDVPRVDGRNLKTIMCIVYSSTPENIASDGLKNVMVKNHTKATIQIYKREALVSFEDEEGQRLVSSIEPGDKMEVVVVFENNFIVKKTAIYLIYDEPISETMEQNHERTDKNVAVCCDGENECALVD
- the LOC25499018 gene encoding putative methyltransferase DDB_G0268948, translated to MAEHFAKQGKEYADSRPSYPPQLFQFIASKTPSHDLAWDVATGTGQAAKSLSTLYKNVIATDASEKQLEFATKLPNVRYQHTPSTMSMTELEQMVSPQGTIDLVTIAQALHWLDLSTFYKQVNWVLKKPNGVLAIWCYTSPRVNDAVGALHDKLYSFDAKPYWDSRRELLEDNYRNIDFPFDPVEGVDHTGPFEFEAETVMDLDDFLNYIRSRSAYQSSKNKGVELLTDDVIEKFKLAWGEDGKKIAKFQVYLRIGRVRDA